CTGATTCAGCGCGAGAACATCGGCACGACCAAGGATCGGCGTCTGCTTGAACTCGAACTGAACACGTGGGTCAAGTCGCTCGTCACCGAGATGACCGATCCCGGCGATGACCTCCAGGCGTCGCACCCGCTGCGTGAGGCGAACGTGATCGTCGAGGATATCGAGGACAACCCAGGATTTTTCCGAATCAAGCTGTTCATCGTGCCGCATTTCCAGGTCGAGGGAATGGACATCAATCTGTCGCTCGTCTCGCAGATGCCGAAAGCGAAGACCTGAACCTCCATCGCCACTTTGCACGTAAGCCAATTCTGCCGCGCCGATGGAATGCAAGCCATCGCGTGGCTCGCATTCCATGCGGAGCCGATGACGACTGTTGCATCGCTTCGCGCACAAACCAGTCACGATGAAGATAACAAGACCGCTGTGGGCCAAAGGGGTTTTCATGACGCCCCAACATTTCCAGCAGCAGGCTCTGTGGGGCCAGTTCGCCGACGAGCGCACCGCACGCATTGCCAGTCCCGAACCCTGGGGGGTTAGTCGCGTCGCATTCGACACCCAGGCGCTGTCCATCGATCGCATTCAACTCGCTGCTCTCGATCTGCGTCTGCCCGACGGCACGTTCATCGACACCGAAACCGCAGACTGGCTACCCGGAGCACGAAATCTCGGTGACGTGCCCGCCCGGACGGAGGCCGTCGTGGTGCTGGCGGGCCTGCCGCTCCTCGATGCGCAGGGAGCAAACTGCATCGGGGAGGACCAGAAGCCAGCGCGGCCCCGCCGGTTCGTGCGCGAATACCTGCAGGTCGCCGATATTCTCGGCGACGGCAAGGAAGAAATCAGCGTGGAACGGCATGCACTCGCGCTACTGTTCGATTTCGAGGAACTCGGCGACTACGTGACCTGTCCGGTCGGCCGGTTCGTGAGGAATGCACAAGGCCGTTTCGAGATCGACACGGCATTCGTGCCGCCCTGCCTGCTGCTGTCTGCCAGCACCCAACTGGTCGGCCGCATGAATCGCCTTTCCGAAATCCTGAGCGCCAAAAGCGCGAGCCTCGCGGTGCGCCGTCGCGAGCGCTCCGACCAGATTGCCGACTACGCCGTCGCCGACGTGTCCCTGTTCTGGCTGCTGCATAGCGTGAACAGCACGTGGCCGGATCTCGCGCGCCTCTGTCAGGCGCCGGACCAGCACCCGGAGCGGCTGTACGGCGTGCTCTCGCGCCTCG
The nucleotide sequence above comes from Paraburkholderia sp. SOS3. Encoded proteins:
- the tssK gene encoding type VI secretion system baseplate subunit TssK produces the protein MKITRPLWAKGVFMTPQHFQQQALWGQFADERTARIASPEPWGVSRVAFDTQALSIDRIQLAALDLRLPDGTFIDTETADWLPGARNLGDVPARTEAVVVLAGLPLLDAQGANCIGEDQKPARPRRFVREYLQVADILGDGKEEISVERHALALLFDFEELGDYVTCPVGRFVRNAQGRFEIDTAFVPPCLLLSASTQLVGRMNRLSEILSAKSASLAVRRRERSDQIADYAVADVSLFWLLHSVNSTWPDLARLCQAPDQHPERLYGVLSRLAGSLLTFSTAETLQAIPPYDHRAPEPVFAELESLIRTLLDTVIPSRVVPIVLERARASVWIGKIHDERLVDGADYYLSVQSGLPAHALLEQLPRLCKAGAPDEVEQIVNSALPGIPLRPMSRLPAAIPIRIENQYFALDSTHAAFKRMVAARACQFYVPASIPDVSLELHAVLPT